In Rhizobium lusitanum, a genomic segment contains:
- a CDS encoding ABC transporter substrate-binding protein, protein MSDVKKTPAGSNLAGFATMLDRRQMLMGAASAAVGAATLAATTGLGMRPARAADRTEISFASASFFGKEGLGDLVKAYNESQDRITVKFIELPPPSSSTEVYQGLVQQLARRNGTPDVFTQDVVWIAGFAAAGWALPLDEYFPKEKRADYFPGTVAACTYNEKLTALPWFVDSGMFYYRKDLVEKHGGKVPETWEDMATMAAAAQKAGDAKFGYLWQGKQAEVLICDAVEIITSNGGSILAPDGKSSVIGDKAAVEAIQFLYDTINKTKISPQNVLSWDEEPSRQPFTSGEAMFMRNWSYVYPIAQDPKASHVVDKVAVAPLPHFAGGKSAACLGGYQLGVNANSKKREAAIEFLTWMSSPETQTRLALNFGLAPSRPAIFQDAKLKAEQPFMASLQSVFTGATPRPITPQYAKVTLALQSSISKALVSGNVQAELKAAADQINKIVA, encoded by the coding sequence ATGTCTGATGTCAAGAAGACGCCGGCCGGCTCAAACCTGGCCGGATTTGCCACAATGCTCGACCGCCGCCAGATGCTTATGGGTGCCGCAAGCGCCGCAGTCGGCGCGGCGACCCTTGCCGCCACAACGGGACTTGGCATGCGCCCCGCGCGCGCTGCCGATCGCACCGAAATCAGCTTTGCCAGCGCCAGTTTCTTTGGCAAGGAAGGCCTCGGCGATCTCGTCAAGGCCTATAACGAATCGCAGGACCGGATCACGGTCAAGTTCATCGAACTGCCGCCACCGAGCTCGTCGACCGAGGTCTATCAGGGCCTTGTCCAGCAACTGGCGCGCCGCAACGGAACCCCCGACGTCTTCACCCAGGACGTGGTCTGGATCGCCGGATTCGCGGCGGCAGGCTGGGCCTTGCCGCTCGACGAATATTTCCCGAAAGAAAAGCGCGCCGATTATTTCCCTGGAACGGTCGCTGCCTGCACCTACAATGAAAAGCTGACTGCGCTTCCGTGGTTCGTCGATTCCGGCATGTTTTACTACCGCAAGGATCTGGTGGAAAAGCACGGCGGCAAGGTTCCAGAGACCTGGGAAGACATGGCGACCATGGCAGCAGCCGCGCAGAAGGCCGGTGACGCCAAGTTCGGCTATCTCTGGCAGGGTAAGCAGGCCGAAGTCCTGATCTGCGATGCCGTGGAAATTATCACCTCGAATGGCGGCTCTATCCTCGCGCCCGACGGCAAATCCTCCGTCATCGGCGACAAGGCGGCAGTCGAAGCGATCCAGTTCCTCTACGATACGATCAACAAGACGAAGATCAGCCCACAGAACGTTCTCTCATGGGATGAAGAGCCGTCGCGCCAGCCCTTCACCTCCGGCGAAGCGATGTTCATGCGCAACTGGTCCTATGTCTATCCGATCGCGCAAGACCCTAAAGCCTCGCATGTGGTCGATAAGGTCGCCGTTGCGCCGCTGCCGCATTTTGCCGGCGGGAAGAGCGCTGCCTGTCTCGGCGGCTACCAGCTTGGCGTCAATGCCAACTCGAAGAAGCGCGAAGCGGCGATTGAGTTCCTGACCTGGATGTCGTCTCCGGAAACGCAGACCCGCCTCGCCCTGAATTTCGGCCTTGCGCCCTCGCGTCCGGCGATCTTCCAGGACGCAAAACTGAAGGCCGAACAGCCGTTCATGGCGAGCCTGCAAAGCGTCTTCACCGGCGCCACGCCCCGGCCGATCACGCCGCAATATGCCAAGGTGACGCTGGCGCTACAGTCGAGCATTTCCAAGGCACTGGTCAGCGGCAATGTTCAGGCCGAGCTGAAGGCCGCCGCCGACCAGATCAACAAGATCGTTGCCTGA
- a CDS encoding HAD-IA family hydrolase yields the protein MALPLHPDRFFGAFLFDMDGTVLNSIAVGERVWTAWALQHNVDVESLLAIVHGRKAIETITRLGLSGIDPAEEARLLTLAEIADVAGVVPIPGAVDFLNALPRDRWAIVTSAPRDLAAVRLRAAGIPWPPLLITGEDVQNGKPAPDCFLLAAKTLGQPIEECLVFEDAPAGIEAAEAAGAAVAVISATHKTVLPTRHASVASYDDLVVNITPAGSLRISAKQG from the coding sequence ATGGCCCTGCCCTTGCACCCCGACCGCTTCTTCGGCGCCTTCCTGTTCGATATGGATGGAACCGTGCTGAACTCCATTGCAGTCGGCGAGAGGGTCTGGACGGCCTGGGCCTTGCAGCACAATGTCGATGTCGAGAGCCTTCTGGCGATTGTGCATGGACGCAAGGCAATCGAAACGATCACACGGCTTGGCCTTTCCGGAATAGATCCGGCCGAAGAGGCCCGACTTCTGACACTCGCGGAGATCGCCGATGTTGCTGGTGTCGTACCGATCCCGGGCGCAGTCGATTTCCTGAATGCCCTGCCAAGGGATCGCTGGGCGATCGTCACTTCCGCGCCACGGGATCTGGCGGCTGTCCGCCTCAGGGCCGCCGGCATTCCCTGGCCGCCGCTGCTGATCACCGGCGAGGATGTGCAAAACGGCAAACCCGCGCCGGACTGCTTTCTGCTGGCCGCGAAAACCCTGGGCCAGCCCATAGAGGAATGCCTGGTCTTCGAAGACGCTCCGGCCGGGATAGAAGCGGCTGAAGCAGCAGGCGCCGCGGTAGCCGTGATCAGTGCGACCCACAAGACCGTGCTGCCGACACGGCATGCGAGCGTTGCGAGCTATGACGATCTCGTCGTGAATATCACGCCCGCCGGATCCCTTCGGATATCCGCCAAGCAAGGCTAA
- a CDS encoding ABC transporter substrate-binding protein, with the protein MERRSFLKASAVATLATGVAAVAGGAKAQDKKFTIALIPGLTTDAFYITMRKGAEAAAKAVGATLVFQGAPDFNPVTQVPVLDAIIAKKPDAILIAPTDKDQLVQPLKKAADAGIPVITVDTFIGSGVYQTGSGDADFPLSYIASDNLLGGAIAARALAKAVGEKGKVYVSNVKPGISTTDQREQGFKEEMKKFPNITVLDTQYNDDDANKAASQLQAVFARNSDLDGVFGANLFSALGAANGVQQAGQTGKIRVVAFDAPTTIVDNINSGLVDLAIAQHPAEIGYFGVMAAYAHLTGNSIPTAIGTGFTVIDKSNVADKNVAKFIYSD; encoded by the coding sequence ATGGAACGACGTTCATTTCTAAAGGCGAGTGCCGTGGCGACGCTTGCCACCGGCGTTGCAGCCGTTGCCGGCGGCGCCAAGGCGCAGGACAAGAAGTTTACCATCGCCCTCATTCCGGGTCTGACGACGGATGCTTTCTACATCACCATGCGCAAGGGCGCCGAGGCTGCGGCCAAGGCTGTGGGCGCGACGCTGGTGTTTCAGGGCGCACCGGATTTCAATCCGGTCACGCAGGTTCCGGTTCTCGACGCGATCATTGCCAAGAAGCCTGACGCGATCCTGATTGCGCCGACCGACAAGGATCAATTGGTCCAGCCGCTGAAGAAGGCGGCGGATGCGGGTATCCCGGTCATCACCGTCGATACATTCATCGGAAGCGGCGTCTACCAGACCGGCAGCGGCGATGCCGATTTTCCGCTTTCCTACATCGCCTCGGATAACCTGCTCGGTGGCGCAATTGCCGCTCGCGCGCTGGCCAAGGCCGTCGGCGAAAAGGGCAAGGTTTACGTTTCGAACGTCAAGCCCGGCATCTCGACCACCGACCAGCGCGAGCAGGGTTTCAAGGAAGAGATGAAGAAATTTCCGAACATCACCGTTCTCGACACGCAGTATAATGACGACGATGCCAACAAGGCGGCGTCGCAGCTGCAGGCTGTCTTTGCCCGCAACTCGGACCTCGACGGCGTTTTCGGCGCCAACCTGTTTTCCGCTCTCGGTGCCGCGAACGGCGTCCAGCAAGCGGGCCAGACGGGGAAGATCCGCGTCGTCGCCTTCGATGCGCCGACCACGATCGTCGACAACATCAATTCCGGACTCGTTGATCTGGCGATTGCCCAGCACCCGGCCGAAATCGGTTATTTCGGCGTGATGGCGGCCTATGCCCATCTGACTGGCAACTCGATCCCGACTGCGATCGGCACCGGCTTTACGGTCATCGACAAATCGAACGTCGCCGACAAGAACGTCGCAAAGTTCATCTACTCCGACTAA
- a CDS encoding LacI family DNA-binding transcriptional regulator codes for MEKMTHKTMEDFAKSCGVSRPTLSKYFDDPTSVKPVTRALIEAALRSSDYQPNIYARNLNRKRTRNIGILVPALTDPFYAEMVNRLELRLRYEGYWPIVFSSHGLTELEIEAVNTMLSLKVAGAIAAPLGQKSDPRAFEKLAQNAPVVYFDTFIEGNTPFIGNNNYQSIATIVEYLCRSGEAPVYLDIPHVNHNSPERLASYIATMEASGCEPVVIKTNAAYTWEFEHIGYQQMDEMLNAKALPGKTILCANDRLAFGVMAAAFAHGLKVGRKKGDLRVAAHDDHPLSRYTCPPLTTMAQDFAAMTANSVDTLLTLLGDTDAPVQKIAHKVRLDGTLVMRQSA; via the coding sequence ATGGAAAAAATGACGCATAAGACAATGGAGGATTTCGCGAAGTCCTGCGGCGTCTCCCGCCCGACCCTCTCGAAATATTTCGATGACCCGACGAGCGTAAAGCCGGTGACGCGCGCGCTGATCGAGGCCGCTTTGCGCTCGTCCGACTATCAGCCCAATATCTATGCGCGAAACCTCAATCGCAAGAGAACCCGCAATATCGGCATCCTGGTTCCGGCCCTGACCGACCCTTTCTACGCAGAAATGGTCAACCGCCTGGAATTGCGGCTGCGCTACGAAGGCTATTGGCCGATCGTATTTTCCTCGCACGGGCTAACGGAGCTGGAAATCGAAGCCGTCAACACGATGCTGTCGCTAAAGGTGGCGGGCGCGATCGCAGCGCCACTGGGGCAGAAGTCCGATCCGCGCGCATTCGAAAAACTCGCGCAGAACGCGCCTGTCGTCTATTTCGATACCTTCATCGAGGGAAACACGCCGTTCATTGGCAACAACAACTACCAGAGCATCGCGACCATCGTCGAATATCTCTGCCGATCCGGAGAGGCGCCGGTCTATCTCGACATTCCACATGTCAACCACAACTCGCCGGAGCGACTGGCAAGCTATATCGCTACGATGGAGGCTTCGGGTTGCGAGCCGGTAGTGATCAAGACAAATGCAGCCTATACTTGGGAATTCGAGCACATCGGATATCAGCAGATGGACGAGATGCTCAACGCAAAGGCACTTCCAGGCAAGACCATACTCTGCGCCAACGACCGCCTCGCCTTCGGCGTTATGGCGGCGGCCTTTGCGCATGGGCTGAAGGTCGGGCGCAAGAAGGGTGACCTGCGTGTGGCCGCCCATGACGACCATCCGCTCAGCCGCTACACCTGCCCGCCGCTGACGACGATGGCGCAGGATTTCGCCGCGATGACGGCAAATAGCGTGGACACGCTTTTGACGCTGCTCGGCGACACCGACGCGCCGGTTCAGAAGATTGCCCACAAAGTCAGACTCGATGGCACGCTGGTCATGCGGCAGTCGGCATAA
- a CDS encoding tagatose-bisphosphate aldolase, which produces MSRLTTAEMRGYQQICGSDGAMMVIACDQRGGMRSLLAKEPEAQAAISDKTLGDTKADIARFLASKASCVLVDPICAVPALVDDRIIQRDTALLIGLDASGWDTSPEGYRLSKLVPGITARRVRQLGATGGKIMVYLRSDRDQANVHNIKILHQCIEDFAREDLLLVVEFLTYRFDDEDEAEYKAKIPSLIVGGSRICLDYGAKVLKIPYPGSPQACAEVTKLAGDVPWAVLSAGVDHSTFLTQVEDAMRNGASGVIAGRSLWKDCISLDRAVTKDRLETVAVPRLREIQAVIATHFKGSRSETVGRGQKEHA; this is translated from the coding sequence ATGTCCAGATTAACCACAGCCGAAATGCGCGGCTACCAGCAGATTTGCGGGAGCGATGGCGCCATGATGGTGATCGCCTGCGATCAGCGCGGCGGCATGCGCAGCTTGCTTGCCAAGGAACCGGAGGCGCAGGCAGCGATCTCCGACAAGACCCTCGGCGACACCAAGGCCGATATTGCCCGGTTTCTTGCCAGCAAGGCATCCTGCGTGCTGGTCGATCCGATCTGCGCCGTTCCGGCTCTGGTCGACGACCGTATCATTCAGCGCGATACGGCACTTCTGATCGGCCTCGATGCATCCGGCTGGGATACATCGCCGGAAGGATATCGCCTGTCCAAGCTGGTTCCCGGCATCACGGCTCGTCGCGTGCGCCAGCTCGGGGCGACCGGCGGCAAGATCATGGTCTATCTGCGCTCGGACCGGGATCAAGCCAATGTTCATAACATCAAGATCCTGCACCAATGCATCGAGGATTTCGCCCGCGAGGACCTGCTGCTTGTCGTTGAGTTCCTGACATACAGGTTCGATGACGAGGATGAAGCCGAGTACAAGGCGAAGATCCCGTCCCTGATCGTCGGCGGAAGCCGGATTTGCCTGGATTACGGAGCAAAGGTTCTGAAGATTCCGTACCCGGGAAGCCCGCAGGCCTGTGCAGAAGTCACCAAGCTTGCGGGAGACGTTCCCTGGGCGGTCCTGTCCGCCGGCGTCGACCATTCGACCTTCCTGACGCAGGTCGAAGATGCCATGCGCAATGGAGCTTCCGGCGTCATCGCCGGCCGTTCGCTGTGGAAAGATTGCATTTCGCTCGACCGCGCCGTCACGAAAGATAGACTGGAAACCGTCGCGGTTCCGCGTCTTCGCGAAATTCAGGCTGTGATCGCCACCCATTTCAAGGGTAGCAGGTCTGAGACCGTCGGCCGGGGACAGAAAGAACATGCCTGA
- a CDS encoding alpha/beta hydrolase: MTEQLDESARRLLDMSNRSKPRPFETGTPLEARIDYNAGCPTVQGTRETVASVEDRQIDGPNGPITLRIYRGIGARLKNGPSLLYFHGGGWVIGNLDSHDEICRWFANLAQCTVVCPDYRLAPEHKFPAGLTDCAATLAFMVDSAADLCIDPRRIAVAGDSAGGNLAAVLALMARSGDAPRLVAQLLIYPNTDAAQTSDSYRRYGEGYGLTTSVMKWFRDHYIRTDADISDWRVSPLRVESVAGVAPAFVITAGYDILADEGMAYAERLQEDGVRVVPRHWPGQIHGFVSMGRYIHVARQAVEEAVEAWRDFEGAPD, translated from the coding sequence ATGACAGAACAACTCGATGAGAGTGCTCGACGCCTTCTCGATATGAGCAATCGGTCGAAGCCTCGGCCGTTTGAAACCGGCACGCCTCTGGAGGCTCGCATTGACTATAATGCGGGCTGCCCGACAGTTCAGGGCACCCGCGAGACGGTCGCTTCGGTGGAGGATCGTCAGATCGACGGTCCGAACGGCCCGATCACCTTGCGCATCTATCGCGGCATCGGTGCACGATTGAAGAATGGTCCCAGTCTCCTTTATTTTCACGGCGGCGGCTGGGTGATCGGCAATCTCGATTCTCACGATGAGATCTGCCGCTGGTTCGCCAATCTCGCGCAATGCACCGTGGTCTGCCCGGACTACCGACTGGCGCCGGAACACAAGTTTCCGGCCGGGCTGACGGATTGTGCCGCTACGCTCGCCTTCATGGTGGATTCCGCCGCCGATCTCTGCATCGATCCCAGGCGGATCGCTGTTGCCGGCGATAGCGCTGGCGGCAATCTTGCTGCCGTGCTGGCACTGATGGCGCGCTCCGGTGACGCCCCCCGGCTTGTGGCCCAATTGCTTATCTATCCGAACACGGACGCCGCGCAGACGTCCGATAGTTATCGTCGCTATGGCGAAGGTTATGGCTTGACCACATCGGTGATGAAGTGGTTTCGCGATCACTATATCCGCACCGATGCCGATATCTCCGACTGGCGGGTTTCGCCGTTGCGGGTTGAAAGCGTCGCGGGAGTGGCGCCGGCCTTCGTGATCACCGCTGGGTACGATATCCTCGCCGATGAAGGCATGGCCTATGCCGAGCGGCTGCAAGAGGATGGGGTTCGCGTGGTACCCCGCCACTGGCCGGGGCAGATCCACGGTTTTGTGTCGATGGGACGATACATACACGTCGCACGGCAGGCAGTGGAGGAAGCCGTGGAGGCATGGCGAGACTTTGAAGGCGCTCCGGATTGA
- a CDS encoding carbohydrate ABC transporter permease, producing MAVTVPVSDRTPKTRRALPSALWPWLLLLPAFLSLASVSFYPIVNGVYLSFTNRSLITQDNDFVGIANYVQLLADPPFWNAWWHTIWFTIASTTLETLIGLAMALILCEAFAGRGVIRAAMLVPWAMPTVVTSKMFGWLFDGQHGIINFILLHLGLIDQNVNWYGSPDTALTTIILADVWKTTPFMALLLLTGLQTVPKSLIEAARMDGARAWTIFWNIRLPLLLPTLLIAGLFRALDAFRVFDLVYVLTGGGPADSTETLSTLSYKVLFSTLQFGYGSAVSTAMFITEGLIAVVFCLFLVRQIRKTT from the coding sequence ATGGCAGTCACGGTCCCGGTATCCGACCGAACCCCGAAAACGAGGAGGGCGCTCCCAAGCGCCCTCTGGCCCTGGCTCCTGCTATTGCCGGCCTTCCTGTCGCTGGCATCTGTGTCCTTCTATCCGATCGTCAATGGCGTCTATCTCTCCTTCACCAATCGCTCCCTGATCACGCAGGACAATGATTTCGTCGGTATTGCCAACTATGTGCAACTGCTGGCCGATCCGCCGTTCTGGAATGCGTGGTGGCATACGATCTGGTTCACCATCGCCTCGACTACGCTCGAAACCCTGATCGGTCTCGCCATGGCTTTGATCCTTTGCGAAGCCTTCGCCGGCCGCGGTGTGATCCGCGCGGCGATGCTGGTTCCCTGGGCAATGCCGACGGTGGTCACCTCGAAAATGTTCGGATGGCTGTTCGACGGGCAGCACGGCATCATCAACTTCATCCTCCTCCATCTCGGGCTGATTGATCAGAATGTGAACTGGTATGGCTCGCCCGATACCGCGCTGACGACGATCATTCTCGCCGATGTCTGGAAGACCACGCCCTTCATGGCGCTGCTTCTGCTGACAGGCCTTCAGACCGTACCGAAATCACTGATCGAGGCAGCGCGCATGGATGGCGCCAGGGCCTGGACGATCTTCTGGAACATCCGCCTGCCGCTGCTGCTGCCGACACTGCTGATCGCCGGCCTCTTCCGGGCCCTGGACGCATTCCGCGTCTTCGATCTGGTCTATGTACTGACCGGCGGCGGCCCGGCAGATTCCACTGAAACGCTGTCGACACTGTCCTACAAGGTTCTCTTCTCGACGCTGCAGTTCGGCTACG
- a CDS encoding sugar-binding transcriptional regulator, translated as MVAKLHYQSDMSQVDIAKKLGLSTATVSRLLQKARLAGIVRIEVIDLSPSEDLSAALIDGLKLRNAAVIDTPSSNVLSALAPPVGSMLQQAGLHSGSTLGIGWGRAVREVTLAGLPQLPGIVTIALNGGMQQAAAHFQTNEFVRQAAEQMGGLPHFLHAPYISSSELRDAFLADPTVQQVSSLWNKLDAAIVGVGLTHAANPSEATAALPGEKALSQAAGDVLRHYVTEAGEILHWDGEERMIAASPEQLQRVPLCIAVAATPAKAPGIIGAAQSGMINALVTDANTAQAILDRLSAAAQKS; from the coding sequence ATGGTTGCAAAGTTGCACTACCAATCCGATATGTCGCAGGTCGACATCGCTAAAAAGCTAGGATTATCAACGGCTACGGTTTCACGCCTGCTCCAGAAGGCTCGGCTGGCCGGCATCGTGCGAATTGAGGTGATTGATCTTTCCCCGTCGGAAGACCTGAGTGCGGCATTGATCGACGGTTTGAAACTGCGCAACGCCGCCGTGATCGATACGCCGTCCTCCAACGTTCTCAGCGCACTTGCCCCTCCGGTCGGCTCCATGCTGCAGCAGGCGGGCCTGCACTCCGGCTCGACGCTTGGCATAGGCTGGGGACGCGCCGTCCGGGAGGTTACGCTTGCCGGCCTGCCGCAACTACCCGGCATCGTCACCATTGCGCTCAACGGCGGCATGCAGCAGGCGGCGGCGCACTTCCAGACCAACGAATTCGTGCGCCAGGCAGCAGAGCAAATGGGCGGATTGCCGCATTTCCTGCACGCGCCATACATCTCGTCCTCCGAGCTGCGCGACGCCTTCCTCGCCGATCCCACGGTCCAGCAGGTCAGCTCGCTCTGGAACAAGCTCGATGCCGCGATCGTCGGCGTCGGCCTGACACACGCAGCCAATCCCTCCGAAGCGACGGCGGCGCTTCCGGGAGAGAAAGCCCTCAGCCAAGCGGCGGGTGACGTGCTGCGACACTACGTCACCGAAGCCGGCGAGATCCTGCATTGGGACGGCGAAGAGCGCATGATCGCCGCCTCTCCCGAGCAGCTCCAACGGGTTCCCCTGTGTATCGCGGTTGCCGCAACACCAGCCAAGGCGCCCGGCATCATCGGCGCGGCGCAGTCGGGCATGATCAATGCCCTCGTGACGGACGCCAATACGGCGCAGGCGATCCTCGATCGCCTGTCCGCCGCCGCCCAGAAAAGCTAA
- a CDS encoding ABC transporter permease subunit, with product MAIEDTEVRKADQHVAPQADHGDQAKTIVNYIAQLRAWLFLAALIVTFEIWARIDFGGTFIGSSFNWQSVAVFAVAPLLLAIGQTFVIISGGIDLSTGFIMGLAAVVAAHITNIAGLYMPLPMAMVLGILVAMLAATVPGFINGLLISRLKVPPFIGTLGMFGVARGTAFLLAGGTTVPVKNSYFAELGNGRFYGVPYLVIVAFIFVLIMHYLLSQTRFGQHNYAIGANAQAARRAGINIKSHLLRLYMLSAVCAGLGGALYAARFTAGAAQAGEPLLLDSVAAVVIGGASLFGGSGTIIGTVAGALVIAVIQYGLVFMNVEPFWQFIAVGVVIIISVLIDQAQRRFSGAKQDE from the coding sequence ATGGCTATCGAAGATACCGAGGTCCGCAAGGCGGACCAGCATGTGGCGCCACAGGCGGACCACGGCGATCAGGCAAAAACCATCGTCAACTATATCGCACAATTGCGCGCGTGGCTGTTCCTTGCCGCGCTGATCGTGACGTTCGAGATCTGGGCGCGCATCGATTTCGGTGGCACCTTTATCGGCTCATCCTTCAACTGGCAGTCGGTCGCGGTCTTTGCCGTGGCGCCGCTTTTGCTGGCGATCGGCCAGACCTTCGTCATCATATCCGGCGGCATCGACCTTTCGACCGGCTTCATCATGGGTCTTGCGGCGGTCGTCGCGGCCCATATCACCAATATCGCCGGTCTCTACATGCCGCTGCCGATGGCGATGGTGCTCGGCATTCTCGTCGCGATGCTTGCCGCCACCGTGCCCGGCTTCATCAACGGCCTCTTGATTTCCCGCCTCAAGGTTCCGCCCTTCATCGGTACGCTCGGCATGTTCGGCGTCGCCCGTGGCACGGCCTTTCTGCTTGCGGGAGGCACCACCGTTCCGGTCAAGAATTCCTATTTCGCGGAGCTTGGCAATGGCCGCTTTTATGGCGTGCCCTATCTCGTCATTGTCGCCTTTATCTTCGTGCTGATCATGCACTACCTGCTGAGCCAGACACGCTTCGGTCAGCACAATTATGCAATCGGCGCCAATGCACAGGCGGCGCGCCGCGCCGGCATCAACATCAAGTCCCATCTGCTGCGGCTCTACATGCTCTCGGCGGTCTGCGCCGGTCTCGGCGGCGCGCTCTATGCCGCCCGCTTCACGGCCGGTGCTGCCCAGGCGGGTGAGCCGTTGCTGCTCGATAGCGTCGCTGCGGTGGTCATCGGCGGCGCCAGCCTGTTCGGCGGTTCGGGAACGATCATCGGCACGGTCGCCGGGGCGCTCGTCATTGCCGTCATCCAGTACGGTTTGGTTTTCATGAATGTCGAGCCCTTCTGGCAGTTCATTGCCGTCGGCGTCGTCATCATCATTTCGGTGCTTATCGATCAGGCGCAGCGCCGGTTCAGCGGAGCAAAACAGGATGAATAG
- a CDS encoding Gfo/Idh/MocA family protein encodes MTGNTKAKLGIGIVGCGNISMTYLRNAALFSGVELRACADISADAAALRAREYGIRPLSVDQLLVDPEVDLVLNLTIPAVHFDVTMSALSAGKHVFTEKPLATSAAEGRILVAEAKARGLLLGSAPDTFLGAAGRRARRLMEEGAIGRPVSGTAFMMGRGMEHWHPNPQFYYQPGGGPVFDMGPYYLTMMVNLLGPVVRVMAMATKGQEERLITADGPFKNTTFKVGTPTNVLSLLEFQSGATVNFGASWDVFRHSNHPIELHGTEGSLRLPDPDTFGGTVSLSERGADWRDFDSDGELYGKRNWPFAAPDRANYRMLGVADLARSLEEKRPPRASGELALHVLEIMEAILASGESGQSVKIGGDLVRPPLLGEDEARSLLA; translated from the coding sequence ATGACTGGGAACACCAAGGCAAAGCTGGGCATTGGCATCGTCGGCTGCGGCAACATTTCAATGACTTATCTGCGCAATGCCGCGCTATTTTCCGGGGTCGAGTTGCGTGCTTGCGCCGATATTTCCGCCGACGCTGCGGCTCTTCGCGCCCGCGAATATGGTATTCGGCCGCTGAGCGTCGATCAACTGCTCGTAGATCCCGAAGTCGACCTTGTTCTCAACCTCACCATTCCGGCGGTGCACTTCGATGTCACCATGTCGGCGCTATCTGCGGGCAAGCACGTCTTCACGGAGAAGCCGCTTGCGACTTCAGCCGCCGAAGGACGGATCCTTGTGGCCGAGGCGAAGGCACGCGGCCTGCTTTTGGGCTCGGCACCCGACACGTTCCTCGGTGCGGCCGGCAGGCGCGCCCGTCGTCTGATGGAGGAAGGCGCAATCGGCCGTCCGGTCAGCGGCACCGCCTTCATGATGGGACGCGGCATGGAGCATTGGCACCCCAATCCGCAATTCTATTATCAACCGGGCGGCGGCCCGGTTTTCGATATGGGGCCTTATTACCTGACCATGATGGTGAACCTGCTCGGTCCGGTGGTGCGCGTCATGGCGATGGCGACGAAGGGCCAGGAGGAGCGCCTGATCACTGCGGACGGCCCGTTCAAGAACACGACCTTCAAGGTCGGTACGCCGACCAACGTGCTGTCGCTCCTGGAATTCCAGTCCGGCGCGACCGTCAATTTCGGCGCGTCCTGGGATGTCTTCCGCCACTCCAACCATCCGATCGAACTGCACGGCACCGAAGGCTCCCTGCGCCTGCCGGATCCCGATACGTTCGGCGGAACTGTCTCGCTGTCAGAGCGCGGCGCCGACTGGCGCGATTTCGACAGCGACGGCGAGCTTTACGGCAAAAGGAACTGGCCGTTCGCAGCCCCGGATCGGGCGAATTACCGCATGCTTGGCGTCGCCGATCTTGCACGGTCGCTGGAGGAGAAGAGACCACCGCGTGCATCCGGGGAGCTCGCCCTGCATGTACTTGAGATCATGGAGGCTATTCTCGCCTCCGGCGAAAGCGGGCAGTCTGTCAAGATTGGCGGAGATCTGGTGCGGCCGCCGCTTCTTGGCGAAGACGAAGCGCGCAGCCTGCTTGCCTGA
- a CDS encoding ATP-binding cassette domain-containing protein has product MNSATPLLEVRNLSRYFGAVHALDNCSLVVHPGEVVALAGDNGAGKTTMIKAISGVYPPTSGEILIEGKPVTFSSPQDAREKGIETIYQDLALADNLTIGANIFLGREPMKKLFGFLPVIDRKAMAEAARATMAQLDFHVKRLDAPVSNFSGGQRQAVAIGRAVYWNARILIMDEPTAALGVPEQRKVVALIKSLKAQGRGVVFISHNLQDIFAVSDRIVVLRRGIVAGERKISETTHEEVVKLMIGG; this is encoded by the coding sequence ATGAATAGCGCAACGCCCCTTCTCGAAGTCCGCAACCTCTCGCGCTATTTCGGTGCCGTCCATGCCCTGGACAATTGCTCCCTGGTCGTCCATCCCGGCGAAGTCGTCGCGCTGGCCGGAGACAATGGCGCGGGCAAGACGACGATGATCAAGGCGATCTCGGGCGTCTATCCGCCGACATCAGGCGAAATCTTGATCGAAGGAAAGCCCGTTACCTTCTCCTCGCCGCAGGATGCGCGGGAAAAGGGGATCGAGACGATCTATCAGGATCTGGCGCTTGCCGACAATCTGACGATCGGCGCCAATATCTTCCTTGGCCGCGAGCCGATGAAGAAGCTCTTCGGCTTTTTGCCGGTCATCGACCGGAAGGCGATGGCGGAGGCTGCGCGGGCGACGATGGCGCAGCTCGATTTCCATGTGAAAAGGCTCGACGCGCCGGTCAGCAACTTCTCCGGCGGCCAGCGTCAGGCGGTGGCGATCGGACGCGCGGTTTATTGGAACGCCCGTATCCTGATCATGGACGAGCCGACCGCAGCCCTTGGCGTTCCGGAGCAGCGCAAGGTCGTGGCGCTGATCAAGTCGCTGAAAGCACAGGGACGCGGGGTGGTCTTCATCTCGCATAATCTGCAGGACATCTTCGCCGTCTCCGACCGCATCGTCGTCCTTCGCCGAGGCATCGTTGCGGGAGAGCGTAAGATCAGCGAAACCACGCATGAGGAAGTCGTCAAGCTGATGATCGGCGGCTAG